The segment tggaggacaTTTCCGCTAATTCAAtcttggatgtcagacaagttcaGATGGTGTGTAGctcgaaggggaacttgcagatgatggtgtcCAAATACTCCTGCTGCCCTAGTCCAtccaggtggtggaggttgagggcATAGAAGGTTCTGTCAAATTGTTCTGTCTATAAAATATCTCCCATTTGCCCCCatctctcccaccttctctctctgtcactctcactactttctgattttctctctcttgctgtctctcttgtGAGATAGATTTCTGTTACCCAGAGGGTTCCATCATTGACTATATTTAATGCTGAGACGATAAGATGtggctgaatggcagagcagcctcgacaggccgaatggcctacccctgctcctatttcttgtgttcttgcagAGGCCAGAGCCTTGGGTAGACTCAGACCGGGTGGCAGGCTTTCTTCACTGAAGGATATTCGTGACCATTTCAGTTCTGACAAAAGATTGAACaaatttcatggtcactttttccgagtgccggccccacaaatgaccagatacattcaattcaatttcacaacctgcctttgtgagtCTTTCTCATCGCCTTTTTTctgtttaaaatcaatttcacagaTTATCTGAAGCGGAGGATTTCCAATcagaaaactcaaaccaaacatcccATCAGGATCAGATGGAGTCACCCAATTTATTGTCAGCTGAATATTTGtgaattttgaacatggaaggaaaaggcactgttcacagtggggagaaacagtgggaatgtggggagggattcagatccccACCCGAACTGGAAACTCATTGGCCCAGACACAccggggagaggtcattcacttgctccaagtgtgggaagggattctctcgctcatccagcctgctgcaacaccagcgagttcacactggagagagacctttcaattgttccaactgtgggaagggattcgctcagtcaggcaacctgctgagacaccagcgagttcacactgggaagagaccattcacttgctcagagtgtgggaaaggattcgctcGGTCCTCTGACTTGAtggcgcaccagcgagttcacactgacgagagaccatttaaatgtccagactgtgggaagtgctataaaagttcccgGGACCTGATACTCCATCAACGTGCTCACAGTGacgagaggccattcagatgctctcattgtgggactgggttcaaacaatcatctcaactcactgagCACCAGCatactcacaccggggagaggccattcacctgctctgtgtgtgggaatgggTTCAGTCGGGCATctaacctgcggatacaccagcgaattcacactggggagaaacctttcacctgttctgagtgtgggaagggattcactcaattatccactCTGTTGAATCACCAGAGTGTTCACAATGAGAAGAGACCATTTCAATGTCCAGACTGCAGGAAGTGCTACAAAAGTTCCCGGCAACTGCTCCAccatcaacgagttcacactgaggagagaccttttaactGCCCAGACTGTGAGAAAtgctttaaaagttctggggaactgatgcgccatcgtgttcacactgacgagaaaccattcaggtgctctcactgtgacactgggttcaagacatcatctgacctcactgcacatcagcgagttcacactggggagcgaccattcacctgctcccagtgtgggaagggattcactcagtcatcctccctgctgacacaccagcgagttcacaccagggaaaggccgttcacctgccccaagtgtgggaagagattcactcagtcatccaacctgctgagacaccagcgaattcacaaataATTTCAATAAATTAGCTTTGTGTTAACAGTGTTTAAccttttaacatttttaacatATGTTATTTCCTTTCGAAGGGTTCTCACGCTCCCCTGTCtcttccatcctcacctccaagtgtgaggagctcatggagcttctttgtgagattgggacaatctgatcagctgcctctgctgcttccctcccttccacaaGCCCACCGGGACAAACCATGTCTAAGGTTCCATCTTGCCCAAGCCCAGAACCTatagtttcctccagtttctctcctatctcccttCATGCCCTctgcatcttgtccatgagacccgcCTTGTGCTCCATCAATCCTATTCTCACTAAACTGCTGATCATCCACCTTCCCCACATTAGGTGATATTGTTGACGGTTCTCTTttctctcacactgtccctctcacttTCAAATCCACTGTCATCACCAATCCTAAAAAAACACTCAATCCCATAGTCTTTGCCAACTActaccccatctccaacctctctttcctctccaaagcccctgCACTAGGTGTCCCCCAAGTGTTTATCCTTTGCCCCTcctgtttctcatctacatgccgcCACAGGGTGACATAATACAGATAGACTGTTGTCTATCTTCTTCCTACTCAGCTTCTCTGAGCTGTGAACCGGGCAGCTGAAAGCTGATACTTATTAACTTTTTCTGGACACAGCCCCTTGTACATGATCAATGGTGTTCCTGAACTCTGGTTCACATGATCAGTCTCTGATTGATTTAattccatctacaggtccaggcagaggGCGATCGAGAGGGTCTCCAACCTGTCTgccccctctaccgcagctatattcatggccaggtgtccctggaaagggagcatgcggtgtccaaggGCACCACTGAAGCCTTCCGTGCCCAcagggcactgcagggactggggtgtgttattgacccctttaatcacattttaatttgatgttttaagtttcctttccactttgttttttgtttcgggcggttcccctccttttagagAGCTGCCACTTTTGAGTTGTCCCGAAGTTAagctgattttgtttatttggttggacacaagaaagatgtccctgattgatgTCGTTGGTGCGTAATCAGTTTCTGATTGGTTTCTTCATGGTGATGGTCATCTACCGATCATTTCCTGCAACCTCCTGGCTGGCCCTCTAATGTATCAGTTACTTTCGGAGTCTGCCCCACGTTATAACCTTTCCTGTCATTTTATTAAATTTTATGGCTTTGTACTGAGATAATGGGGACCGAAAGATATCTTCTTTGTCACTTATTTGAAATAAGCAAGTTTATGGTGTCAAATCCCAATGGTTAACATTTGGGCTCATTGTCTCAAATGTCTCATTGATGTGCAGGAATCCTGTAGAGTTCTCATTGGGGCAGGTGACCATCAGTGTATTTTGGTTAAAGAAAGTGCTTGCTGGTTTTTGTAGTGGTTGCCAGAGCTTGGAACACAGTTAATTAAAAGGACACAAAATGACACACAGCCTTAAACTAATACAGAAATGACAAAGTTACTTCAGATCTGAAATCCAAAGAAAGTGGGCATCAAATCAGTGTGTAAAAGGTGAGATAGCTGGAAACACAAATACAGTATGATACATTCAATTGATAAATGTTCAAAACTAATTAGTCAGAATAACTACTGTGTTACGAAAACTGGAGAACTGAAATCTTTAATTTTTCAAACCAAATATGGTGATTTGGTGTGAAGGAAAGTGATTGCTTCTTTTAAGATATTACAAGTTAAAAGATTAAACTAATTTATGACACAGTGCTGAAGGTTTGAAACTTCACAGCTGGTTTCTTCACACAATATGGCCTCTAACTCAAGTATAACTGTTGTTGTCAATGGCTGACGGGTAACAGTTCCAGACCTCAGCTCATCCAGAGTTGATGGGATCCACAGGACTCTGTAATTAAAGTATAAAAGTGTAGCTTTACACCGGCCTCGGGTCATGTGATGTATTTCACTTGTCAAATAAGGATGCAGCTACAGACAAAGCCAGTTACATGATACTAACGTATTACAATTAAGCAGAATATTACAGCAGATTAGAatgtcatagaagccctacagtgcagaaagaagccatttggcccatcaagtcggcaccgaccacaatcccatccctgccctacccccttatccctacatatttacccactaatccctctaagctacgcatctcaggacactaaggagcaattttaccatggccaatcaacctaacccgcacatctttggactgtgggaggaaaccggagcacccggaggaaacccacgcagacacgaggagaatgtgcaaactccacacagacagcgacccaagctgggaatcgaacccaggtccctggagctgtgaagcagcagtgctaaccactgtgccatcgtgattAATAAGCTTCAATTACTTGATTATTACACATAACTAAGCTACAAACTATTAAATATGACCGTTCCTACAGTCGAACAGTCCAGTCAAGCAACAGGCTGACACAGACATACTTTGAATCATATCTTACTGCCAATGTCTCacaggaacaaggagcaggattcggctatttggccccttgagtctgctccaccatttaatcagatcagggttgatctgatagtaactttaaatctgcatcctgcctacccccaataatctatcacccacttgcttgccaagaatctatctacatctgccttaaaaatcttcaaagactctgcttccaccgccttttcagaagagtgttccagagactctgaaagaaaatatttcacctcatctccgttttaaatgtgcgaacccttatttttaaacagggaccCAGAGCTCTAGATTctcacacaagaggaaacatcctttccacatcaacctgtcaagacccttcaggatcttctatgtttcgatcaaatttatcttactcttctaaactccagcagacacaaacctagcctgtccaagctttacccataatccacacatttctgacattagtctggtcaatcgactgcttccaatgtatttacatccttgcttaaacaagatgaccaatactgtacaccgtacttcagatgtggtctcactggtgctctggataactgaagcataacctccatatttatgtaatcaattcccctcacaaatgatagctttcctaattacttgctttaccTGCTTACGAgctttttgtaattcatgcaaaaaacaaagaacagcacaggaacaggcccttcggtctacgctgatcacattgtcctatcgagaccaaccgcttatatccctctattccccatctgttcatgtgtctatccagataagacttaaatgtcactaacgtgtctgcctcaaccacctcacttggcactgcattccaggcccccaccaccctctgtgtaaaaaaccttcccccgcacatctccactgaacctttcccccttatcttgaacttgtgccctcttgtaattgtcatttctgccctgggaaaaagctcccaactgttcaccctatccatgcccctcataattttataaatgtctatcaggtcgcacctcagcctccatctttccagggagaacaatcccagtttattcaatctctaggacactcagatccctctgcatctcagagctcgacaatctctcagcatttagataatctgcttcccttttatccttcctgccaaaatgtccTGTCCTCCCAGCAGTTCAGACCTGAGTAGAGGGAgcagcacagaggtggacagtgcAAGTGAGtcatcctgggagtcctcaacttgaaattcttttttattcattcgtgggaaatgggcattgctggatggccagcatttatggcccagtccttgttgcccttgaactgactgacttgcgaggccatttcagagggagtcacatgtaggccagaccgggtaaggagagcagatttccttccctaaagggcattagtgagccagatgggttttttatgataatcaacaatggttttatggtcatcaataaattcttaattccagatttttttcattgaattcaaattccaccaactgatgtggcaggattcgaaacccggtccccaaatcattagctgagtttctggattaatagttcagcaataataccaccaagtcatcacctcccctagtTCAAGATGGAGTGTAGGAGAACAAGTCAGGAGCAGCACGAGGCACCCTAAAACTGAGATTCCAATCTGGTGACTCTATAACACGGGACCATAAGCATGCTAAACAGCAGAGGCAGCATGTCCCAGGCAGGACCAAGtgatcccacaaacaacggatcagatcaaagctgcagtccccccacatccagtcgtgaatggtgggggacaattaaacaaatcacagagagagaaagctccACAAACATCACCATCCTGAATGACTGGGGAAAGAAGTGGATCAGTGAAAACAACTGTGATTTGTGTTTGGTGATCACGGATGTGTTACTGATGCCTTCCATAGATTCCAAGGCCAGGAAAGACACTCTGGAAGGTATGGGGAGCTGGGACTTGTCCAGGAGAGTAACAAGGTATGAAAACTGAAATAATCTAGAACTAGAAAGGAGAAAAGGTCACAAAAATGCAGCAATTGGTAACAAGACATTGATTAATCTTTTCTTGTCCTGAAGAAATGAAGGTCTCAGCTTTGTGTCTTTAAACAATATTAGTTAATTTGACATTTATCCGGAGTaataaactccagcccagttatagCAATCACAAACATCAGCAAAAACACaccccaactgtcagaatgaacatggttcagtcctggatgtgattgacagcagcaataacagcagaatccaattccTCCAGACACTTGCCAATTTGTTGGTGTGTTAGAAgatgggttgactgagtgaatcccatctcacactcagagaaggtgaacggtctctctccattgtgagtgtgttggtgtctcagcaggtgggatgagtgagAAAATCCCATTCTGcactcagagcaagtgaacggtttctccccggtgtgaatgtgctggtgtgttcgcaggttggatgagcgagtgaatccctttccacagtcagagcaggtgaacggtctctccccagtgtgaacttgttggtgtctcagcagaacaCTTGAggtcttaaagctcttctcacattcagaacaTCTGAAAGGTTTCTTATCtgagtgaacaagttggtgtgatctgaggctggttaaataaatgaatccttttccacacaaggagcaggtgaacgacctctccccagtgtgaactcgctggtgtttctggaggctggataacagagtgaatcccttcccacacactgtacatctgaatggcctctcctcattgtgaactcgctggtgtatcagcagatcacttgtggttttataactcttctcacattcggaacatttgaaaggtctgttatcagtgtgaaccagtcggtgtgtagcgaggtgggatgatcgtgtgaatcccttcccacacacagagcaggtgaacggcctttccccagtatgAGTGCGTTTGTGTTCAATGAGATTCTGTGATCGCTTAAATAACTTCCCACAGTAAGAGCAGCAGAACTGTTTCTCGGTGTGAATAGATTGGTGCGTGACCAGGTCCTCAGGGCTTTTAGAGCTGTGATCACCGTCAGCATGGTTAAAAAGCCTCTCTtcaatgtgaacttgctggtgggtcagcaggtgggatgactgaatgaatcccttcccacacatggagcaggtgaatggtctctccccagtgtgactgcgccgatgcatttccagcagagatgggtaactgaatcccttcccacagtccccacatttccatggtttctccatggtgcaggtgttcttgtctgttcaagccttgtccacacacaacaTGTGTATTGCTTCTAAGTAAggctattaagggttatgggacaaGGCAGAAAATTGGATTGTCATAtcatatcagccgtgatctcattgaatggaggagcagactcgatgagtccaatggcctaattctgatcctaattcttatgatcttattgttctctgctgtgaatggtgtgatgtttctttcaggctgtgtaactggttaaagctctttccagtcagttcactctcactcaggtgtatGTCTCggcgcttttccagtcacactgatgtttgaaattgttccccaccgccagaacagacaaacatttctccttccacatttaaaggtcgatgatattcaggttctgatgaattgagtgactctgtcagctcttgatgtgatgtttggtttcagtttcccatctGCAATTCATCGTCCTTGTGGaccttgtaaaagacattgacagagtcagtatcgctgtcagcacaggatagaaattcagaacaaacaattctagtttccatGGAATATTATTTCAAATCTTGTTTCCCCAAATCTTGTGGTCCAATCGAACTTCCATCTGAACTAAACcagaactttgtttccagtgtttgtgagacactctgtaccctgaGTTGCGGAAGATATCGAGTGTTCCAGTCGACACtgtctgctccctctccaggaccaCACGAGCATGGacaagaaagttaaagtttacttttattagtcacaagtaaggcttgcagtaacactgtaatgaagttactgtgaaaccacaGAAGAACCACAGCCAAGTTACCCTCTGCTGAACTACAAATTACTGTTTTAACCAGCCCCAAGAACAGGTCCAGGAAAAGATCCTCTGACCTCCCCAGTCTCCTCCACACTGGGCAGTCAACGAACAGGAGCGTGGGGCAGAACAGAATTGTAACTAAAAGTGGAGAAGCAGCTCCTTCAGgggttgcaatctctcacactgaatatgtacatggCTCATGGATTTCTCAAGGCTGCAAATTAATTTAAAGAGGAGAAAAAACAGTgataaacacaaaggcaggttgtgaaattgagctgaatgaatccggTAATTTGTGGAGCCGGCACAAGGAAGAAGTGACTCcggaagctgctggattgtgattaaaaacccaaatggtttgttaatgtccttcaatgcaggaaacctgccacccagtCCAGATCTACACAAGAATTCAGCCTCAATGGGAGGAGAAAGATAAAGATGAAACAGGGAGGGAATGAATGGTAAGgactttatacatctacaactggacaagaactttgacagaaCCTGCCAAACCACAGCCTTCACCAACTCAAAGGATGCAGGAAAACTATCACCTCAAAATGTCATTTTCAATCTCAAATCTCAAAACAACTTGTAATCCTGAGATAACTGTATCCTCCTGCgtttaacgggcaatttagcatagccaatccacctaacctgtacacctttggggtgtgggaggaaaccggagcacctgaaggaaactcatgcagtcacagagagaacgtgcaaactccacacagtcacccaaagctggaatcaaacctgggtccctggtgctgtgagacagcagtgctgaccactgtgccaccctgagccACTGTACTGTGTTGCTCGGAAATAAGTTTTAGGATTTTGGCTGAGTGATTATGAAGGCAGAGCAGTATACTACCAAATCAGAATAGTGCGTGATTCTGAAGAGTAAATGCAGGTAGTGGGGTTTCTGTGCACAAACTGCCCTTATCCATGTTGGAGAAGAGGTTTGTagttttggaagctgctgtcaaaggaggtttaGACAATTGCTGGTAATTCTAGTAATTTCCATGTTCcagttgtgaactcgctggtgcctcagcagcgtggatgaatgactgaatcccttcccacacactgaaaaatttgaaatttttctaaatgtaaatttaatgaaaatacCCGACAGAACTACTTTTTCCTTACTTGAAACACAGCTTTAAACGGTCCATTTGTTTTGAGGCTCGGTTCCATGAGCAACgccttcaactaaacaaaatcaaaacactgcaactgctggaaatcggaaatgaaaagagaaaacgttggaaatattcatcaggttagacagcatctatggagac is part of the Mustelus asterias unplaced genomic scaffold, sMusAst1.hap1.1 HAP1_SCAFFOLD_382, whole genome shotgun sequence genome and harbors:
- the LOC144486533 gene encoding uncharacterized protein LOC144486533 — encoded protein: MADISGDNVVRPFTCTECEKGFRDSSTLQKHQRVHTGERPFTCFDCGKGFSRSSSLLQHQRVHTGERPFNCSNCGKGFAQSGNLLRHQRVHTGKRPFTCSECGKGFARSSDLMAHQRVHTDERPFKCPDCGKCYKSSRDLILHQRAHSDERPFRCSHCGTGFKQSSQLTEHQHTHTGERPFTCSVCGNGFSRASNLRIHQRIHTGEKPFTCSECGKGFTQLSTLLNHQSVHNEKRPFQCPDCRKCYKSSRQLLHHQRVHTEERPFNCPDSSLSCEPGS
- the LOC144486534 gene encoding uncharacterized protein LOC144486534, whose product is MEKPWKCGDCGKGFSYPSLLEMHRRSHTGERPFTCSMCGKGFIQSSHLLTHQQVHIEERLFNHADGDHSSKSPEDLVTHQSIHTEKQFCCSYCGKLFKRSQNLIEHKRTHTGERPFTCSVCGKGFTRSSHLATHRLVHTDNRPFKCSECEKSYKTTSDLLIHQRVHNEERPFRCTVCGKGFTLLSSLQKHQRVHTGERSFTCSLCGKGFIYLTSLRSHQLVHSDKKPFRCSECEKSFKTSSVLLRHQQVHTGERPFTCSDCGKGFTRSSNLRTHQHIHTGEKPFTCSECRMGFSHSSHLLRHQHTHNGERPFTFSECEMGFTQSTHLLTHQQIGKCLEELDSALWQPLQKPASTFFNQNTLMVTCPNENSTGFLHINETFETMSPNVNHWDLTP